ACCAACGATAATCTGCTCAGAGATGACGACCATGCCTGCTCCTGATGCTGACGCACTTCAACCCCATACTCCTGGCGAGAGCCCGGTTCTCCTATCTCTAAAATCCATCTCAAAAACGTATATCATCGGAGATGTTTCCGTCCCTGTGCTGCATCATGTTGATTTGGAAATCTATGATGGAGAGTTTCTGGTGGTAGTTGGTCCGTCCGGGTCAGGTAAAAGTACCCTGCTGAATATCGTGGGCGGCATTGATCTCCCGACAGAAGGCAGTGTCTTTTTTCAAAATCAGAACATTTCACAATTCAACGAACAGCAGCTTACCCGTTACCGTCGCGAAAATATCGGTTTTGTGTTCCAGTTTTATAATCTGGTTCCCACGCTTACCGCCCGCGAAAACGTAATCGTCGCTGCGGATATTAGTGAATCCCCGATGTCGCCTGACGATGCGTTGGAACTCGTCGGCCTGTCATCTCGGGTCGACCATTTTCCTTCACAGCTTTCGGGGGGCGAACAACAGCGCGTTGCCATTGCCCGTGCACTGGTTAAAAACCCAGAACTATTGCTCTGCGATGAACCAACGGGCGCCCTGGACCTGACCACTGGCCGCATGATTCTGGAAGTACTGGGAAATCTGAATCGGGAACTGGGAAAAACCGTCGTCATCATCACACATAATTCT
This window of the Gimesia fumaroli genome carries:
- a CDS encoding ABC transporter ATP-binding protein, producing MPAPDADALQPHTPGESPVLLSLKSISKTYIIGDVSVPVLHHVDLEIYDGEFLVVVGPSGSGKSTLLNIVGGIDLPTEGSVFFQNQNISQFNEQQLTRYRRENIGFVFQFYNLVPTLTARENVIVAADISESPMSPDDALELVGLSSRVDHFPSQLSGGEQQRVAIARALVKNPELLLCDEPTGALDLTTGRMILEVLGNLNRELGKTVVIITHNSAIGQMAQRIVRIGSGTIAETNVNPHPIAAQQVTW